The Bernardetia sp. genome has a window encoding:
- a CDS encoding DUF4375 domain-containing protein, with protein sequence MKDIRQQFEDYSFKVMDKLFGENDGKLESLSQDELEVVRIWRLEADMYNGGFIQFFCNWGEGNFLETQKVLKKIGATKALEIITECELIISKCKEDERLEKLWDIPVVLKDYITEEESKKLNDLDELYWENPDDIQKLAYDTYLKK encoded by the coding sequence ATGAAAGATATAAGACAACAATTTGAAGACTATTCATTCAAAGTGATGGATAAACTATTCGGTGAAAACGATGGAAAGCTAGAGAGTCTGAGTCAAGACGAACTAGAAGTTGTACGCATTTGGAGGTTGGAAGCTGATATGTACAATGGAGGTTTTATTCAATTTTTTTGTAATTGGGGAGAAGGAAACTTTTTAGAAACGCAGAAAGTCCTTAAAAAAATAGGTGCTACCAAGGCACTAGAAATTATTACAGAGTGTGAATTAATCATTTCAAAATGTAAAGAGGATGAGCGATTGGAAAAATTATGGGATATTCCAGTAGTATTGAAGGACTACATCACAGAAGAAGAAAGTAAAAAACTAAACGATTTAGATGAGCTCTATTGGGAAAATCCAGATGATATTCAGAAGTTGGCTTACGATACTTACTTGAAAAAATAA